The Deinococcus fonticola genome includes a region encoding these proteins:
- a CDS encoding MBL fold metallo-hydrolase: MTLRFIGLGGTDEVGASSYLYLLKEGNLLIDAGLRPGQVGDAALPKLELLSEHPPTAMILTHAHLDHVAALPVVIRRFPKLLIHCTEATARLATLVLADTLKVSTDQSYPMFSATEMKRTLERLRPTPYFEWVTDYGFSFQFLPSGHLLGAASVLIRSGGRQVFHTGDVSNVATPVVDPVWIPQPNTVGEVDAVVSEATYGDTLLPSRKEQVSTFMKAIGETVRGGGKVLIPSFALGRAQEITQILQTGMASGLMPPAPIYLDGLTRSITEAYEGMLPLLPEALQKRVKSGGKPAFLSGTVELVKDNKARERVIHSERAAIVIASSGMLHAGASPLYAKAWLPQSDNALFVVGYQDAESPGRRLLELQQGGEVMLPDGKGGREAVSAYARVERFYLSAHADRGGLIGLIARYGPGKVLLTHGEVSPRTNLAGYLNSKYDVSLPTAGEEVELKDSGRRRGSFINTSPKKLEALKERHARTAVQVRYEPETHELRISLPEKLDGSLFGDGEYTLEVLRGKLSRIKLNQRDPDALAGQLESDAQEVTASPESTDQEMA; encoded by the coding sequence TTGACTCTGCGATTCATTGGGCTGGGCGGCACCGACGAGGTTGGGGCCAGCTCCTACCTCTACCTGCTGAAAGAGGGCAACCTGCTGATCGACGCCGGACTGCGCCCCGGTCAGGTGGGCGACGCGGCCCTGCCGAAACTGGAACTGCTTTCTGAGCATCCCCCCACCGCCATGATCCTGACGCACGCCCACCTGGATCATGTGGCCGCCCTGCCGGTGGTGATCCGGCGCTTTCCGAAGCTGCTGATCCACTGCACCGAGGCGACCGCCCGTCTGGCCACCCTGGTGCTGGCCGACACCCTGAAGGTCAGCACCGACCAGAGCTACCCGATGTTCAGCGCCACCGAGATGAAACGCACCCTGGAACGCCTGCGCCCCACCCCTTACTTCGAGTGGGTGACGGACTACGGCTTCTCCTTCCAGTTCCTGCCGTCCGGTCACCTGCTGGGCGCGGCCAGTGTGCTGATCCGCAGTGGGGGCCGCCAGGTCTTCCACACCGGCGACGTGAGCAACGTCGCCACCCCGGTCGTCGATCCCGTCTGGATCCCCCAGCCGAATACCGTAGGTGAAGTGGATGCGGTCGTCTCGGAAGCGACCTACGGCGACACCCTGCTGCCCTCCAGAAAAGAACAGGTCAGCACCTTCATGAAAGCCATCGGCGAGACGGTACGCGGCGGCGGGAAAGTCCTGATCCCCTCCTTCGCGCTGGGCCGTGCCCAGGAGATCACACAGATTCTTCAGACCGGCATGGCCAGTGGGTTGATGCCGCCCGCACCGATCTACCTGGACGGCCTGACGCGCAGCATCACCGAGGCCTATGAGGGGATGCTGCCCCTGCTGCCGGAAGCCTTACAGAAACGGGTCAAGAGCGGCGGGAAACCCGCTTTTCTGAGCGGCACGGTGGAACTGGTGAAGGACAATAAGGCCCGCGAGCGAGTGATCCACTCCGAAAGGGCAGCCATCGTGATCGCGTCGAGCGGCATGCTCCACGCCGGGGCCAGTCCGCTGTACGCAAAAGCCTGGTTGCCCCAAAGTGACAATGCGCTGTTCGTGGTGGGCTACCAGGACGCCGAGTCCCCAGGGCGCAGGTTGCTGGAGCTCCAGCAGGGCGGCGAGGTCATGTTGCCGGACGGGAAGGGGGGCCGCGAAGCGGTCTCCGCCTACGCCAGGGTGGAACGCTTTTATCTCTCGGCCCACGCCGACCGGGGCGGGCTGATCGGCCTGATCGCGCGGTACGGGCCAGGCAAGGTGCTGCTGACGCACGGTGAGGTATCTCCCAGAACCAATCTGGCGGGTTATCTGAACTCCAAATACGACGTGAGCCTTCCCACCGCCGGAGAGGAGGTCGAACTGAAGGACAGCGGCAGGCGCAGAGGGAGCTTCATCAACACCAGCCCGAAGAAGCTGGAGGCCCTCAAGGAGAGGCACGCCCGCACGGCGGTGCAGGTCAGGTATGAGCCGGAAACACACGAACTCAGGATCAGCCTGCCCGAGAAACTGGACGGCTCGCTCTTCGGCGACGGTGAGTACACCCTGGAGGTGCTCAGGGGGAAGCTCAGCCGCATCAAGCTCAACCAGCGTGACCCGGACGCCCTGGCCGGGCAATTGGAAAGTGACGCCCAGGAAGTCACGGCCTCACCTGAAAGCACGGATCAGGAAATGGCCTGA
- a CDS encoding PDDEXK nuclease domain-containing protein — MDDQLRHEQDAPTIGLILCKTQDSVTAEYALRGVDEPLGIARYQLAESLPADLKGQLPSIQELEAELATLTPGGDA, encoded by the coding sequence GTGGATGACCAGTTGCGGCACGAGCAGGACGCCCCCACCATCGGCCTGATCCTGTGCAAGACACAGGACAGCGTGACAGCGGAGTACGCCCTGCGCGGCGTGGACGAACCGCTGGGGATCGCCAGATACCAGCTCGCCGAGAGTCTCCCCGCTGACTTGAAGGGTCAGCTTCCCAGCATTCAGGAACTGGAAGCGGAACTGGCCACCCTGACCCCAGGCGGTGACGCTTGA